TAGAGCGATAAGGCCCAGCTACGCGCCCACCGAGCGCGACATTCGAAAGTTTGCCGGGTCTTCGATCGCTGCGGCAAAGGAGGAAGAGGTAACCGCGCCGATCCCAGGACCATATCGACAGGGGGCCGGTCTCGAACACGACGCTCCTGGCTTCCGGTGCTCGCTTGCGGATCAGCTCAGCCAGCAGCTTCGGATGAGATGGACATTTTCCGCGCCAAATGCGCTTGCCACCCTTGCGCGCCGAGACCGCAGTCTCTTTCAATGCCTGGTGAGCCCTGCGCCAGCAAGACCATGCGATGATGTGTGCGGGTTGAATACGCTTCCGCGCGAGTCGGATGGCTGTAACGCGTTCGTCCGAGCTATTCGATGCTCTCAACATGCCGATCCGCCTTTATCGGCGCGCGGGTTGGTCGCATCCTCAGAAGCAGTACGAAGCTCCACGCGATCTGCTGCTACGTTTCCGCCGGCAGATCGAGCCAAAGTCTCGGGAGTGTCGTGATCCCCGGCTTTGGAAGTTCGGTGGGGGTCCGAGACGCTACGCGGTGTGGATTCGATGGGATGTTCATCGCGAATCACCTCCTCGATACGGGAGGTCAACGTGCTGTGCAAATGGTGCATCAATGTGAGCAGCGTTCGGACGCTGATACAGGCCAACGACTTCGATGCGCCTTCTTCTTCCGATGGCGCGGTCGCAAGATCGGTCGCCGAATGCCGGATTGAACGATGGCGCCCGTCGGGTAATCGAACAACGACGACGGCCGGACCACGTGCCGAACGCAGCGTCACGAGCTCGAGACGCTGACCCGCAAGGCCGTGGCGCGGGTTTACGATCGTTAAATCAGACACCACTCCGTCGAGAATGGCGCAGCCTCTGTTATTCGGTTCCGAGCGGCTCACCGGCGCGCTGCTCGACAGGCTGACCCATCACGTCCACATCCTGGGCATGAACGGCGACAGCTATCGGCTCAAGCAATCCACCGGTCGTCGCCGGTCAGCCGCCATGGCTGTCGCGGCGGAGCAAAACCAGACCCCCGCCTGACCCCTCATTCTGCCAAATCCAAAAGGCCGCTCGCTCGCTACGGCGCCATTGAAAGCGCGCTTCGCGAACGGCCTGCGCCGAAACCCCACTGGCCTGCTTTTACTCCGCCCCAGTGGCCCGGTTTTGCTCCGCCGTTGACAGCGGCGGGTGGTCAGCGGGAACGAGCTCGCGTCGTCTTCACTCCAGGGTACGAGCGATCACTCTGGGAACGAATATGACAGTTCAGAATTGGTCCCCCAGAATCCGTGAAAGGCACAGTAATGATAGATTTCCCGCACAGCGAAGAAGGCTCCCGCAAGCTCCTGAATCGCGCTGCCGTTGTGGCCCTCATACTGCTGATTGGTGCTTGGTTCGCCTTTTCTTGGTTCCAGCGCAGCAAAGAGCTTTTAGCAACACCTTCCACCGGCTCAGACGTCCATACCCCAGCAACTAATGTGGGCAATGCCGTTCCGGCGCAGAGCCAGAGCATCGCCGCCAAGCAAAATCCCGGAGGCGGGGAAGCCGCGAAGCAAAATCCCGTTGCCCGGGAAGTGGCGAAACAAAATCCTGCAGGCGGGGAGACCGCGAAGCAAAATCCCGGAATTGAGGAACATGCA
The Nitrobacter sp. NHB1 genome window above contains:
- a CDS encoding DUF5372 family protein; protein product: MSDLTIVNPRHGLAGQRLELVTLRSARGPAVVVVRLPDGRHRSIRHSATDLATAPSEEEGASKSLACISVRTLLTLMHHLHSTLTSRIEEVIRDEHPIESTPRSVSDPHRTSKAGDHDTPETLARSAGGNVAADRVELRTASEDATNPRADKGGSAC